One genomic window of Paenibacillus xylanilyticus includes the following:
- a CDS encoding PhoH family protein → MSEQTRSIRISLQSAGEGQSLFGPQDIFLKLIESEIPAQIASREAEIVIHGNTKNVESLEQLFDVLLQLVRNGYVLTERDVSYAIELAKDLRADQLLDLFKGEITTTYRGKPIRVKTIGQKHYVTTIKKRDVVFGIGPAGTGKTYLAVVLAVAALKEGSVKRIVLTRPAVEAGESLGFLPGDLQEKVDPYLRPLYDALYDVMGQEQTAKALERGLIEIAPLAYMRGRTLDDSFIILDEAQNTTPEQMKMFLTRLGFGSKMVITGDVTQIDLPRGKKSGLVEAKTILSEVEEIGFVYFAEQDVVRHSLVQKIIVAYNHAAENQE, encoded by the coding sequence TTGTCAGAACAAACACGCAGCATACGAATCTCCCTCCAGAGTGCGGGAGAGGGTCAATCTCTTTTTGGACCCCAAGATATTTTTCTGAAACTGATTGAATCCGAGATTCCCGCCCAGATCGCTTCACGCGAAGCGGAGATTGTGATTCACGGCAATACAAAGAATGTGGAATCGCTTGAACAATTATTCGATGTGTTACTGCAATTGGTACGAAACGGGTATGTGCTAACCGAACGAGACGTCAGCTATGCTATTGAACTGGCCAAGGATCTGCGTGCAGACCAGCTGCTTGATCTGTTCAAGGGAGAAATTACGACGACTTACCGGGGCAAACCGATTCGTGTTAAAACCATTGGACAGAAGCACTATGTAACGACAATTAAGAAACGTGATGTTGTATTCGGCATTGGTCCAGCCGGTACGGGTAAAACCTATCTGGCCGTTGTCCTGGCGGTTGCAGCTCTCAAGGAAGGCAGCGTCAAGCGTATCGTGCTTACCCGGCCTGCTGTCGAAGCGGGCGAGAGCCTGGGCTTTTTGCCTGGAGACCTGCAGGAAAAGGTTGACCCTTATCTACGGCCATTGTATGACGCCTTGTATGACGTAATGGGACAAGAGCAAACGGCCAAGGCACTGGAGCGCGGTTTGATCGAAATTGCTCCACTGGCATATATGAGGGGGCGTACACTCGATGACTCGTTCATCATTTTGGACGAAGCTCAGAATACGACGCCTGAACAAATGAAGATGTTTTTGACCCGTCTTGGTTTTGGCTCCAAAATGGTCATTACCGGAGACGTAACGCAAATTGATTTACCTCGCGGCAAAAAGTCTGGACTGGTGGAAGCAAAAACGATACTCAGTGAAGTTGAAGAAATTGGATTTGTCTATTTTGCCGAGCAAGATGTTGTACGGCATTCCCTCGTCCAAAAAATTATCGTTGCATACAACCACGCCGCAGAAAATCAAGAATAG
- the yqfD gene encoding sporulation protein YqfD has product MKQPSLYKLRGAVRITVTGGDIEALINMVAEQGLEVWNLRAHDGRKAEMNILLPHFFRLRPLLKRTGCRVKVTHRSGIPFFMARLMKRKFFLGGMVLFVIAMFALSSMVWNVEVKGNVKIPTDVVLAAAKKEGIYPFQWGFRLQSQDKLSRQLALALPDVTWIGVSKEGTTITIQVVESAQPQREPLLNPRHLVSKSDAVVTQIYAEQGRPVVQKDTRVKKGQVLISGILGDEENTENVVAKGEVRGLVWREYEVEVPLVQKYNTMTGESKERFYVVLGDWAVQLWGYGKTPFSSFNTASDHKPLTWRSFTLPMGWLTETDMETTQQEEQKTVEWARTKGLEGARNDIIAKNGKGTKILSEKILHEKKENGKVYMKVLFEVEESIAEELPLVHSQGE; this is encoded by the coding sequence ATGAAACAGCCCAGTCTGTACAAACTGCGAGGTGCAGTCCGAATAACGGTCACTGGGGGAGACATCGAAGCGCTGATCAACATGGTGGCAGAGCAGGGACTGGAAGTGTGGAACCTGCGTGCCCATGATGGACGCAAGGCAGAGATGAATATTCTGCTGCCGCATTTTTTTAGGCTGCGTCCTTTGTTGAAGCGGACAGGCTGCAGGGTGAAGGTGACGCACCGCAGCGGGATTCCTTTTTTTATGGCCAGATTAATGAAAAGGAAGTTCTTCCTTGGGGGCATGGTGCTTTTCGTGATTGCCATGTTTGCATTATCTTCGATGGTCTGGAATGTTGAGGTGAAGGGGAATGTGAAAATCCCGACTGATGTGGTGCTTGCTGCAGCCAAAAAAGAAGGGATATATCCTTTCCAGTGGGGGTTCAGACTCCAGAGTCAGGACAAGCTTTCCAGACAGCTGGCTTTGGCACTTCCCGACGTAACCTGGATTGGTGTGAGCAAAGAGGGGACAACCATTACCATTCAGGTTGTAGAATCTGCACAGCCTCAGCGTGAACCGCTGCTGAATCCAAGGCACTTGGTGAGCAAATCGGATGCAGTCGTGACTCAGATATATGCGGAACAGGGGCGTCCTGTCGTACAGAAGGATACACGTGTTAAGAAAGGTCAGGTATTAATATCGGGTATTTTGGGTGATGAAGAGAATACAGAGAATGTTGTGGCCAAAGGTGAGGTTCGTGGACTCGTATGGCGTGAATATGAGGTGGAAGTACCTCTTGTGCAGAAGTATAACACCATGACAGGAGAGAGTAAGGAACGTTTTTATGTTGTGCTTGGGGATTGGGCTGTTCAGCTCTGGGGATATGGAAAGACGCCTTTCAGTTCCTTCAATACGGCGAGTGATCATAAGCCGCTGACGTGGCGATCCTTCACGCTTCCGATGGGATGGCTGACGGAGACCGATATGGAGACCACTCAGCAGGAGGAACAAAAGACGGTGGAGTGGGCCAGAACGAAAGGGCTGGAGGGAGCCAGAAACGATATTATCGCCAAAAATGGCAAAGGAACGAAAATTTTAAGTGAAAAAATTTTGCATGAGAAGAAAGAGAATGGTAAAGTTTATATGAAAGTATTATTTGAAGTGGAAGAAAGCATTGCGGAAGAACTTCCGTTAGTCCATAGTCAAGGAGAATGA